The genomic window GGGCAAAATACGACTGCCAATCGAGGCTTGCCTAACCGCCCTGGTACCAAGATACCTTTGATATATTGCCATTGGGTGTTCCCGCCCTTGTACCCTGTTCCCCAGAACGTTGAGCCGCCGACAGGCGTTTTTTTCAGTTTGAAATAGGACTGAAAAATCTCATGTCGCATATCGTCCAGGGTTTTCATCGGATACTCAGGGAACACCGTGCGCAACTCGTTTTCTACGAGCCTTGCAAACGATTTCTCGTTCCCACCGTCACCACAGTAGTCGAAAAACAGCATGCCGTTGTAATCGAGAATATATTTCCGAAGGGCTGCGCGCTCCTCACTGCTGAACCCTGATGCTTGTGAATTGCGGTCGGCTAACCGTTGATAGGATACGGACATCGCCTGGTCGTGCCCCGTCATTATCAGGAGTGGTGCATTCATGATGTCTTCGTCTGTTAGCGATAATGCGCCACCGGCGTATTTCATATCAGCGGTAATCGTGGGTGTATGCTCGCGTAACCATTTTATTAGGGAGGGGATCGCTGTCGGGTCTTGCCACCAGTCGCTCATTTGATGCTTTAGACGGATCAACCGAATATGCCCTCGCACGATGCCGTCCTCTTCATCAAGAATGCTGCCGAGTTGATCGCCGATTTCGTCTTCGTAAGTACCAACAATATCCGAGATTCCTTCACCGAATGCGTCTTGTCCTGTGCCTCCTGATTGTGTTAAAGTTCCAAGACCTTTTCCCGAACCTCCTCCTCCTGTGCCTTTACCAGGGGTGTTTCCGTAGCCAGAGCCTGTTCCGTCCTGACTATAACCTCGTCCGTCCTCAATTTCTCCACTTCCTCTTTCTATTGTTGCTGAGTTCGCTTTAGTGGCTGCAAGGATGGACTCCGGTGAAGGCGCGAGTTTTACCACTGTCGAAAGCGGTGGTGCTTCTAACTTCGGTTCTTCGTTGACTTTCGGAATTGAGGACATTAATGACGGTAGCCGCTTCGCTGCTGGACTCTGAATGGATGCAGCGGCAGCGGCATTGCTCTGTTCGACTTCTCGGATTACCTTTTTTGGTTTATGTATCCGAGGCGGTGGTGGAACAAAATCCACAGCAATCGTATCTTCTATCTGTTCTACCAACGGTTTCAATAACCATATCGCTGTGAAAATAATTGCGATTGCATGTGCTACCAAAGAGAATATTAGTGCCCTATTTCTACGTTGTTTGGCGTAGTATTTTTCGATCATACGTGTGTTCATGTTTTTTACCTTATTTTTTTTTAAGTTGTGATGTTAAAGACGGTATACTGAAACAGACTCGATTTATAGTAAAGTTTAGAATTTAAACAGGACTTACGCACTGGGCAAGGAATTGCGCTACTACGAACTATACTACTTTTGAGAAATGCACGTATTTCCGAGATGTATCTGTTTGTAGTAAGGAAATCCTTTATCACCCGTTCGCGTAAGTCCTAACTGGCACATAGAAATTACTTCTGTATTAGCATTTTCTTCGTAGCCGAGAAATCACCTGCCTTTAATGTATAAAAATAAACACCGCTTGCGACGGGCTCCCCTTGGGCGTTTCTGCCATTCCAATACGCCGCACGCGCCTTGCTCTGATAGAATCCCGCACGCTGGTGCCCCAAGTCCAAATACCGCACGACGCGCCCGTTGATGTCATAGATTGTCACTCGGACATCCGCAGACTCCGCTAACTGATAGGGTATCCATGTTTCTGGATTAAACGGATTCGGATAGTTCGGAAGCAGGAGATTCTCGTCTGGTGCCGCGACACCCCTTGCCGGGGCGGCGGCAATTGTTGTGGTATCGGTATCCGCACCACCGATAGCAACAGCACTCGGTGCCATCAAGTTAGAGACGATTTCTTCGTACCCCATGCCGTCAAGATTCCTTCGCCGGATATTCCCCGCGCCGTCTGACCAATAGACTTTGCCAGCTGCCGTGTCAACAGCAATACCGTA from Candidatus Poribacteria bacterium includes these protein-coding regions:
- a CDS encoding DUF4159 domain-containing protein; translated protein: MNTRMIEKYYAKQRRNRALIFSLVAHAIAIIFTAIWLLKPLVEQIEDTIAVDFVPPPPRIHKPKKVIREVEQSNAAAAASIQSPAAKRLPSLMSSIPKVNEEPKLEAPPLSTVVKLAPSPESILAATKANSATIERGSGEIEDGRGYSQDGTGSGYGNTPGKGTGGGGSGKGLGTLTQSGGTGQDAFGEGISDIVGTYEDEIGDQLGSILDEEDGIVRGHIRLIRLKHQMSDWWQDPTAIPSLIKWLREHTPTITADMKYAGGALSLTDEDIMNAPLLIMTGHDQAMSVSYQRLADRNSQASGFSSEERAALRKYILDYNGMLFFDYCGDGGNEKSFARLVENELRTVFPEYPMKTLDDMRHEIFQSYFKLKKTPVGGSTFWGTGYKGGNTQWQYIKGILVPGRLGKPRLAVVFCPLDYLCSMETAEVDSRAPLASRRSSDVYRFMTNMFIYQMRQRAVNKK